CGAGGTCAGGCCCGGCGAGGCGTACGAGATAGCCACGGGGGCAATGATACCAAGGGGGGCCGACGCTGTCGTTATGGAGGAGCACGTTAGCAGAAAAGGTGACCTGCTCACAGTTTACAGGTCCGTAGCGCCCAGCGAGAACATAAGCCAGGCCGGCTCTGACGTCTCAGCCGGGGACGTCGTGCTGAGGGCGGGGACCCTGCTAACCGCCCGCGAGATAGCGGTCCTGGCGGGCCTCGGGGTCAGCAGGGTGAGGGTCTACAGGCCGCCCAGGGTCTCAGTATTCTCTACAGGCGTTGAGCTCACGCCGCCTGGTGCGCCCCTAGAGCCAGGCCACCTTTATGATGTGGACGGTTACGTGGTGACGGCCTCACTGAGGGAGCTCGGAGTTGACGCCCAGTTCCTTGGGATACTGCCTGACAACTACGAGGTGATGTTGAATTCCGTGGCCAAGGCCCTCGAGGAGTCAGACATAGTGATAACTACTGGCAGCACGTCAGCTGGCTACGGCGACATGATCTACAGGGTCTTCAGGGACCTGGGCGCTGAGGTCATAGTCCACGGGCTTAAGGCCAGGCCCGGCAAGCCGACAGCCATAGCCGTCAAGGGCCGCAAGGTACTGTTCGGCCTCCCCGGCTTTCCGCTCTCGGCCATGATGAACCTCTACACGCTCGTGACCCCAGTGGTCCTGAGGATGATGGGCCTTGAGCCTACACGTGAGGTCGTGAAGGTCAGGGCGAGGATCCCCTTCAGGTTCCAGGCGGGAAGGGGCTTCACAGAGCTCATACCTGTGCAGCTGGTCCAGGGCATGGAGGGCATCTCGGCCTACCCCCTGATGGCAGGGTCAGGCTCCATAGCTGGCATAGGGCTCTCAGACGGCTTCATAGTGGCTGAGGAGTCCAGGGAGTACTTCGATGAGAACGAGGAGGTTGAGGTCACCCTCTTCTCCAGGTCGCTGAGGGTGCCGGAGCTCAACATCATAGGCAGCAACTGCCCAGGCATTGAGGTAGTTCTCAGGGTGGCTGGCCTTTCCAGGTCCTCAAGGATCATAAGCGTTGGCTCCATGGGCGGCTGGCTGGCTTTGAGGAGGGGAGACGCCGATATAGCTGGCACACACCTCCTTGACGAAAAGACCCTGCAGTACAACGTCCACATGCCAAAGGTCGTAGGCCTTGAGGGCAAGGTAGTAATTTTCAGGGGTTATGCCAGGCGCATAGGCCTCCTGGTCAGGAAGGGTAACCCGAAGAGGATAAGGGGCTTTGAGGACATGTTACGTGACGACGTAGTTATAGTTAACCGCAACAGGGGCTCAGGGACCAGGGTACTGCTTGACCTCAGGCTGAGGGAACTGCTCGGGGGTAAGAGACCAGAGGACTCCGTGAAGGGCTACACCTATGAGGTTAAGACGCACACCGCCGTGGCCACGGCCATAATACAGGGGAGGGCTGACGTGGGCCTCTCGCTCGAGGCCGTAGCCAGGATGTTTGACCTTGACTTCATACCGGTTGGCGAGGAGATATACGACTTCGCCGTCAGAAGGGAGAGGCTTGAGAAGCCCGCCGTGCGCAGGTTCCTTGATGCCCTGGCCAGCAGGGAGTTCGCCGAGCTGTTGCCGAAGGAGTTGCCCGGCTACAGGACGCTTCCAGAGACAGGTAAGCAAGTCTACCCCTAAGCCCAGCCCAGAGCAGGCCTCTCGTCCACGAGGTAAAGGGTGGTGCGGGGGGTGGGATTTGAACCCACGCAGGCCTACGCCAACGGGTCTTAGGCCCGTCCCCTTTGGCCGGGCTCGGGCACCCCCGCACCGCAGTCATCGCGGCCTCCGTGAGTTAAAAGCTCAGAGCTAACCACCAAGTTGAGGGCGGCGGCCGCTATCCTTGCGGCGAAGTCGAGGGCCCACTGGTAAGTCCTCCTCTTGCCCTCCTCCAGAGGCTCCACGCCGCAGTCGCAGGGGCCTAGGAAGTACCTGACCTCATTGAGGTAGCCTGTCTCCGAGAGCCTGGAGCACAGGCTGGGGCAGCCCCCTCTGGCCATAACTACGCCGTCTATGCTGTTTGACCTGACTATGAGCGCGACGCAGAGCTCATTGGCACACGCCGAGGCGGCGACTCTGGCCTCGGGCTTCACTCAAGCTCCTCCACGCCGTGCTCCTTTGCCTTCTCCAGGAAGGCCCTCCTGAACTCCTCGTTCAGCTCCTTTATCTTGACCAGGGCCTGCCTGAGGGACTCCTTAACGTCGTAGCCCTGGTCCAGGTGAACGTAGACCTTGACCCGCCTCTCAAGTGGGTGCTCAACCTCATAGTAGGCTAGCCTGACGCCAGGAACCTCCATCAGCGTCGTCGCCAGGAGGTTTCCAATCGTGTGGTCCTCGCCCTCTATCGTGACAACGTAGACGTTCTCCCCTGCCTTAGATATGCTCAGGCCCTCAGCCAAGGCCTACCGACCTCCTTATCCTATCGGCCGTGGACACCCAGTCAGTAACCGCTAGGACCTTATTAGCTTTTGACTTGCTCAAGACGCCCTCCCTGACGCCGACCTCTATCAGCTCGCTCACAGGCCTCGAAGTCATGAAGGACGCTAAGGCTACGGCCTTTCTGGCGGACCTGCTGAGCTCCTTATGCGTGATGACTTCATTCCACACTTTGACGAGGGCGAACGCCACCTCCTTAACAACGTCAAGGGGGGCATGGGTCCTGACAACGTCGTCCTGAGCCTCGCTCCCGAAGCCCCTCCTCCTGAGGGCCTCAGCCAGCAGGTCTGCTGGCATGCTGTTGGCCTGGGGCAGCAGGTCCCTCACCCTGACCTCAGTCCTGTAGGGCTTAGGACCCATGACCTCTGAGAGGGCTGACTGAACTGCCAGCCTGACGTAGTCAATTGGCCTCGCTGGCCCTTCCACCAGGACCCTGACCTTGTCGCCCTTCAGCTCAACCCTCAGGCCCTCTGAGGGCACAGACCAGGAGAGCCTCTCTATGAGCCTCTCCAGGTCCTCAGCGCTGAGCCCTCTCGAGGAGGCCACGAACTCGTATCTCATGGGCCCACCTTAGGTCGGGATCAGCCCGATCCTCTTCACGTCTATCTTTATGGCGTCCCGCGAGTAAGCCAGGCTTGAGACCTTCCTCTTCTCAAAGTTTCCACAGCGTGGGCACCTGAAGCCGTCAGCCTCAGGCGTCATCGGTGAGCCGCAGCGGGAACAGAAGGCGTAGAGCACGCCCAGCTGAGGCAACTTCAGGGAGAGAAGGTAAGGGCTGATAGTGCTCACGACCCTGGCGACTATTATGTCGCCAGGCCTTAAGAAGGAATATATGTCGTCAATCCTGGAGTTAGATATGTGCTCAGGGGTTATGACGCCTGTTAGCCTGCCTGAGAACTCCTTGACCCACCTAGGGCGAGGCTCCAGCGAAACTTCCCCATAGAGCTCCGTGAAGACCAAGCTCTCCCTGACCTGCGTCACCATGCCAATGACGAACGAGCCCTTGCCTGGGGCCCTCAGGGTCCTAGCTGGCAGGACTGACGCTACCTTCAAGTTATCGTCAAGCCTGAGGACGCCTACAGTTGAAGCCCTTAGGAGGCCAGCGGGCTCCTCAAGGAACACGTTCTGACCCTCGACGTACTCCTCCTCATACCCTATCACGTCGCCTGGCACGACCCTCCTATCGCGCTCCTGAGAGCTCAATTAAGTCCACCCTTACCCTCCTTATCCTGCTCCTGTGGTGCGGCATAGAGGCAGGTATAGGGAAGTCGAACAGGCCTATAAGCTTCAAGGAGAAGCCCTCCCTTTCGGCCATCCTCCTGTGGAACTCCAGGTTGCCCGACTTAACTACCGCTATCACGGCCCTCGGCCTGAGCCTCATGGCGTACGCTAGGAACTCGGCGTCAGCCCCCCTCCTCCACACCCCAAAGGGCGGGTTCGTCAGAACTAGGTCAATGGTTCCTGGCATCAGGGGGCCCTCCTCAGATGATATGTAGCTAACCACATATGACAGCCTGTCCTCGACGCCCAGGTACCTGCTGGCGACAAGGCAGGGGGTCGCTAACCTCTCATCTACGTCAACGGCTATCGCCTTGGAGGCGCCCAAAAGAAGGGCGGCCAGCGCTATCCTGCAGGTGCCAGCGCCCAGGTCAGCGACCGTGGCCCCCTCAAGGAGGCCTGCCTCCCTGGCAAAGGACGTCATGGCCAGGGCTATCTCGGCCGGGGTGGTGTACTGCTCCAGGTCCCTGCTCGGGGCCTCAATTACGGGCACAGCGCTCTCCAGCAGCACCTTAAGCCTGCCTATCGACACTGTTAACTCCCCGGTTTACCAGGGAAACATGTAAGGCTCGAGGCGGCCCTGAAGGGCCATGAAGGCCTCTCCAGGGGTCAGCACGGGCTTCTCATATTCGTAAAGGTCATCCACCGGCAGCCTTGGACAGCTGGTCACCACGAACGCCTCGAACCACTCACTATCAACGTCCCTCAGGTACTGCTGATTTAGCACGTCAGACGCCAACAAGATGAACTCCCTATTGTGATGCCTGAGGGAGGCCTGTAAGGCGTTGAGGACCCAGGGCCTGTACTGGCCTGTCTTCAGGCCCATTATGACGCCCCATCTCCTGGCGTTAATGGCGTCAGAAACCTTCTTCAGCCTCATAGCTAGGAACCTCTCGCCCTCCCTGGTCATGTCCCTGGCCTCCTGCCTGTAGGGGTCCACCTGCACCACGGGCCTCTGGGTGGCCAGGTATAGGCCTATGGCGTGAAAGAGGCCCCCTCCCAACATGACGTAGCCTTCGGCAAGCCTTGGAACTACCCTGTAGTCGCAGCCAAGGACCTGGCCCTCAAGGAGGTAGGGCAGCGCCTTGCCTGCCCTTATCACGCTCAGGCCGGCCTCCTCAAGCCCCCTTACGACTGCTTCGTAGAACTTAGCGTGCTGGACTGTGGTCAGGACCGAGACCCTCTTAAGCCCCCTCGAGAGGAGGATCCCCGCCGCCCCCCTTATGACCTCGCTCCTTGGCGGTATGTTAAATGATGCCTCGGCGTAGACTACCTTGACCCCCTCAGTTGAAGCCCCCCTGGCCAGCTCAGGAGGGTACGGGGTGTGACCCACGTGAACTATAGTCACGTTGCTGCCCAGCGCCTCCCTTAGCTGGGGCGCGTGGATGTCGCAGGAGCCGTAGGTTGGGTCTACCTCAACTATGGGGTCTACTCCATAGGTCCTGAGGCACTGAACAAGCTCGGCAGCGGCCCTTTTCAGGCCTGGCGGAAGCTGAAGGACCACTGGCCCCCTGGCTTCCTTAAGCTCGGGCGGGAATGTGAACGTGTAGTCCATAAGCTCGCACTCTATGCCTCTCACCTACCCTCCTCACCTGCCTGGGCGGACCTTGAGGGGGGCTGCCTCCTGTGCTCAAGGGTCCCCTTAGCGTGCGCCACCATGTGCGCTAACAGGTCCTCTGGCGTCGAGAACCTGGCCCTCCTGCAGATGGGGCAGAGGAGGAGCCCCGTGGACCTCTCCTTCAGCGCCCTAACCCTAGAGCCCGCGAACTCCACTATGACCTCCTCGACCTCCTCGCTCAAGCCTGTCAGCCGGCATAACCTAGATTAGCCCCAGAGGCCTTAAACTGTTCAGGCCGATGAGTTGGCTGACCTGCGCTGATGCCTGGATGAGGACCACCGATCTCAACGAGGCCCCTCAGAAGTCATATCGGTAAGCTTATGGCTCACCTCTGCAAGCAGCTGAGCCGCCTCCTTAAGCGCCTCAAGCCCCAGCCCCGTGACCTCATAGGCCCCGTGCTCGTTCTTCCTTATGAGGCCCTCCCTCTCAAGCCTATACATCACTGTGTAGAGCGTGACCGTGGGCGGGTTGAAGGAGAACTTCTCCCTTATGCTCTTCTTGACCTGATAAGGGTACGTGGGGTTGTCCTTCAGGACGGCCAACACGTATATCCACAGGGTCCTTACAGTAATGTTCTTAATTAACCTCGTCAGGGCCTTGGTCTTTCTTGCCTTCCCCTCTTCCTCCTTCTCGTCTGCCAAGGTCTATCCCACTTAAAGCCTTCCGGCCCTTGTTTTAGCAGAGAAAAACCCTTTATATACGCTCTCCTAATCCCTAGATCACAGGTGCGGGGGTGCCCGAGCCTGGTCAAAGGGGTCGGGCTGAGGGCCCGATGGCGTAGGCCTGCGTGGGTTCAAAGCCCACCCCCCGCACCACACGCTGCCTAATGGCCTCCCTTCAGCAGCTTACCGGCCCTCTCGGCTAGTTGCGAGTCCCTCCTCTCGTACTCGTAATATCCTATCAGCTCATAGAACTCCTGCCTCGTCATCAGCTTGTCCAGGATGTGCTTCTGGGTCCCCCTCTGCTTAAGCTCAATTAGGACGTCCTTGATCGCCTTAATCGCGGCCCTGAACGTGGTCACTGGGAATATCACTATTTTGTACCCGGCCTCCCTGAACTCATCAACGGTTATGTATGGCGTCCTGCCGAACTCTGTCATGTTGGCCAGCAGGGGGGCCTTAACCCTTCTGGCGAACTCGCGGAACTCCTCAAGGCTGTGAAGGGCCTCGGGGAATATGACGTCGGCGCCGGCCTCAACGTAAAGCTGCGCCCTCTCGATGGCCGCCTCGAGCCCCTCGACCTCCCTTGCG
The uncultured Acidilobus sp. JCHS genome window above contains:
- a CDS encoding putative RNA methylase; translation: MSIGRLKVLLESAVPVIEAPSRDLEQYTTPAEIALAMTSFAREAGLLEGATVADLGAGTCRIALAALLLGASKAIAVDVDERLATPCLVASRYLGVEDRLSYVVSYISSEEGPLMPGTIDLVLTNPPFGVWRRGADAEFLAYAMRLRPRAVIAVVKSGNLEFHRRMAEREGFSLKLIGLFDFPIPASMPHHRSRIRRVRVDLIELSGAR
- a CDS encoding DNA-directed RNA polymerase, subunit L, whose protein sequence is MAEGLSISKAGENVYVVTIEGEDHTIGNLLATTLMEVPGVRLAYYEVEHPLERRVKVYVHLDQGYDVKESLRQALVKIKELNEEFRRAFLEKAKEHGVEELE
- a CDS encoding molybdenum cofactor synthesis domain → MALVFHKLVSVEEALRLLEEKVGGIRPLEVIEVPLLEAQGKVLAEDVRAPIDYPPFDRSTVDGYAVRSVDVAGASEVTPISLRVTGKVSVGSAPLGEVRPGEAYEIATGAMIPRGADAVVMEEHVSRKGDLLTVYRSVAPSENISQAGSDVSAGDVVLRAGTLLTAREIAVLAGLGVSRVRVYRPPRVSVFSTGVELTPPGAPLEPGHLYDVDGYVVTASLRELGVDAQFLGILPDNYEVMLNSVAKALEESDIVITTGSTSAGYGDMIYRVFRDLGAEVIVHGLKARPGKPTAIAVKGRKVLFGLPGFPLSAMMNLYTLVTPVVLRMMGLEPTREVVKVRARIPFRFQAGRGFTELIPVQLVQGMEGISAYPLMAGSGSIAGIGLSDGFIVAEESREYFDENEEVEVTLFSRSLRVPELNIIGSNCPGIEVVLRVAGLSRSSRIISVGSMGGWLALRRGDADIAGTHLLDEKTLQYNVHMPKVVGLEGKVVIFRGYARRIGLLVRKGNPKRIRGFEDMLRDDVVIVNRNRGSGTRVLLDLRLRELLGGKRPEDSVKGYTYEVKTHTAVATAIIQGRADVGLSLEAVARMFDLDFIPVGEEIYDFAVRRERLEKPAVRRFLDALASREFAELLPKELPGYRTLPETGKQVYP
- a CDS encoding diphthamide biosynthesis protein 2-related domain, whose translation is MRGIECELMDYTFTFPPELKEARGPVVLQLPPGLKRAAAELVQCLRTYGVDPIVEVDPTYGSCDIHAPQLREALGSNVTIVHVGHTPYPPELARGASTEGVKVVYAEASFNIPPRSEVIRGAAGILLSRGLKRVSVLTTVQHAKFYEAVVRGLEEAGLSVIRAGKALPYLLEGQVLGCDYRVVPRLAEGYVMLGGGLFHAIGLYLATQRPVVQVDPYRQEARDMTREGERFLAMRLKKVSDAINARRWGVIMGLKTGQYRPWVLNALQASLRHHNREFILLASDVLNQQYLRDVDSEWFEAFVVTSCPRLPVDDLYEYEKPVLTPGEAFMALQGRLEPYMFPW
- a CDS encoding Transcriptional regulator PadR-like family; protein product: MADEKEEEGKARKTKALTRLIKNITVRTLWIYVLAVLKDNPTYPYQVKKSIREKFSFNPPTVTLYTVMYRLEREGLIRKNEHGAYEVTGLGLEALKEAAQLLAEVSHKLTDMTSEGPR
- a CDS encoding putative RNA-binding protein (consists of S1 domain and a Zn-ribbon domain) codes for the protein MSSQERDRRVVPGDVIGYEEEYVEGQNVFLEEPAGLLRASTVGVLRLDDNLKVASVLPARTLRAPGKGSFVIGMVTQVRESLVFTELYGEVSLEPRPRWVKEFSGRLTGVITPEHISNSRIDDIYSFLRPGDIIVARVVSTISPYLLSLKLPQLGVLYAFCSRCGSPMTPEADGFRCPRCGNFEKRKVSSLAYSRDAIKIDVKRIGLIPT